TGAATCGAAACGATCAACAGGATAAAGACGAACCGGTCATCGGGGACTTTCAACTCCTGAAAGAAATGGGCGTGAACACGCTTCGTCTTTATCATCATGGTTACAACAAGGCGCTGTTGCTGGACCTTTATCAGACGTACGGAATTCGAGTCATCCTGGGGGATTATCTCGGCGCTTACACCATTGGTTCCGACGCTGAATGGTCGGCCGGGACGGATTACAGTGATCCGGAGCAGAAAGGAAAAATGTTGGATTCCGTTCGCTCGATGGTCGAGCTCTATAAAGATGAGCCATATGTGCTCTTTTGGGTGCTCGGCAACGAAAACAACTATGGCAACGCGAACAACGCCCGGCAGAACCCGAAGGCTTATTATGAGCTTGTGAATCAGGCCGCCCAGTTGATCAAATCCATCGATAAAGATCATCCGGTGGCGATTTGCAACGGGGATGTTTCGTTTTTTGACCAGGTGATCAAATACTGTCCAGATATCGACATTTATGGCATTAATGCCTATCGCGGGTCCCATGGATTGGGCGACAGTTTCTGGCAGGATGCGGCGGAGAATTGGGGAAAACCCGTTTTTGTCAGCGAGTTTGGCTGTCCCGCCTATCATCATCGAAAATCGCTGCTGGAAACGGAAGAATTGCAGGCGGAATATTTGCGGAATAATTGGGACGATATCGAATATAATACTGCAGGCGGTCCCGGCGCCGGCAATGCGATCGGCGGGGTGCTTTTTGAATGGCTCGATGAATGGTGGAAAGCCGGTCCCTCCTCGAATGCCTTGGTGCATGATACGGTCGGCCAATTCAACGGACCCTTCCCAGATGGCTGGAGTTATGAGGAATGGTTTGGCGTGGCCGGGCAGGGCAACGGGAAAAACACTCCGTATGAACGCCAATTAAGAAAAGCCTATTTTGTCTTTAAAGACGAATTGTGGAATCCAAAGGAATTAGCAAAGAGAGGCCAGCCGCAATGAGATCCTGCTGGAAAAACGCTCTCCTCATCTCTTGTTTCTTATCCGTTCTTCCGGTGCAGGGTTGGACCACCACCGCGGAGTCGTATTATCCACCTTGGGTCAGCGAGTTGGGTTGGGCCAACAACAATTTATTCAGCCGTCCGACCGGTTCGCTGGCCTGGCTCGAAGACAGCTATTTGCCCTGGTGGCAGACCCGCACGGCCCATCCCATCATGGACTATGATGCGTCTAAACTTCCTGTCGGCGAAGTCCGTTTGGATTCCGCTCTGGACGCAGAAGTCACGTTCCATCGGTTGCTCCCAGGCTGGACCAAGCAAACCTCTCCCACCGGCATTAACAACGTCTACACTTTCACGCCTTCCAGTCGGAATCAGGAAGATCAGACCGCCCGGGCAGGGCAGAACGCTTTTTTTGATCTGGGAGTTCATCCCATTCCAACGATCTCGGCGGACATCGGCGCCGAGTTAATCGGCAACTATGACCAGCGGTATTGGTTCCCGCTTAATGACGAACATCGTCTGTTTAAGGACGGCCATCACGCTAAAATCGTGCGGGCGCAAGTCCAATACGATGACAAGACGTTCATGTTGCGGGGTTTTGATGGAGTGCCTGTTTGGGGATGGGTCGCTCAGAACGACTTGTTTAATCTTCTGCCAACGGCGGGGGACACGGAATACTTCCGTCGTGTCTCCGGTTCGGCGGTGCCGCGCGGGGGTGA
The sequence above is drawn from the Elusimicrobiota bacterium genome and encodes:
- a CDS encoding glycoside hydrolase family 2 TIM barrel-domain containing protein encodes the protein MKKTPLQPKKAAAGILIPLLVVLSAPAGSQKHNDAPPAFQLFDKGTELIVNYEKYGDFSKVGQHQYRYIVKDIAGLRKAVGEGVYPNGASLQKDPSYQKMKRGKQLEGNVWDYLNSDNPQASFFKWASAYDQPVGLRQFYIAQILEKAGLYAQAIKAYQAVVIHFPKSSSMTSWKTPWYVGPAALDSIAFLTRKHPELRMRLDDGRLRIANHYDNNQFNDIYEINPGRIVPAKSRKPPKRIKLNPQSLKAKLGGGKVRLVQYDNLHWQLLVDDQPYLLRAISYNATPIGKSPDDESLVLHRDWMLADDNQNGKTDGAYDSWVDMNRNDQQDKDEPVIGDFQLLKEMGVNTLRLYHHGYNKALLLDLYQTYGIRVILGDYLGAYTIGSDAEWSAGTDYSDPEQKGKMLDSVRSMVELYKDEPYVLFWVLGNENNYGNANNARQNPKAYYELVNQAAQLIKSIDKDHPVAICNGDVSFFDQVIKYCPDIDIYGINAYRGSHGLGDSFWQDAAENWGKPVFVSEFGCPAYHHRKSLLETEELQAEYLRNNWDDIEYNTAGGPGAGNAIGGVLFEWLDEWWKAGPSSNALVHDTVGQFNGPFPDGWSYEEWFGVAGQGNGKNTPYERQLRKAYFVFKDELWNPKELAKRGQPQ